Proteins from a genomic interval of Alosa alosa isolate M-15738 ecotype Scorff River chromosome 8, AALO_Geno_1.1, whole genome shotgun sequence:
- the ism2b gene encoding isthmin-2 has translation MFNVKRKVMLLLGVFFIGCAGIVRGFPRYHHSQTSKLQDGVSPEANLEMPPRDEHHAHGPLHHLNQVQNVLQAPHRHKRRWSQHRSSGVLPKPEPEEETKPFVLDLKNFPELANADISSQNPNIQVTIEVVDDPQMEVEMDLPRETKNKWPPMQSSSSSASTTSSFSSSSSSSASTTSSSSPSSTVDWLEGKKLFWPLFWGYTDTDSSSEDGTGRSGLEDAPEEEDYLLEYDSGEPLPSGVGGGGSDWDSHWNEGWDSTQGYYENAGNEEWSLWSSCNVTCGHGHQIRTRSCGYSCTATETRTCELEPCPDDLNTVSDLFPFEMVNGSEPFGTDVDSCEKWLNCKSDFLQRYLQQVLSELPSCPCIYPEGLAYTAVSIVDEGHGRTFRWRDASGPKERLDIYKPSARTCARSALSGEGTTLAAQHCCYDERGRLVTRGKGAGTPNLISTEFSPELHFKVDVLPWILCKGDWSRFHAVRPPNNGRGCAANPHEDVFMNELEEAREY, from the exons ATGTTTAATGTAAAAAGGAAAGTAATGTTACTCTTGGGAGTTTTTTTCATCGGCTGTGCTGGGATAGTGAGAGGCTTCCCCCGATATCATCATAGCCAAACCAGCAAACTACAGGATGGAGTTTCTCCCGAG GCAAATCTGGAGATGCCTCCCAGGGATGAGCATCATGCCCACGGGCCACTGCATCACCTGAACCAGGTGCAGAACGTGTTGCAGGCGCCGCACCGCCACAAGAGGAGATGGTCCCAGCACCGCTCCTCTGGGGTCCTGCCCAAGCCCGAACCCGAGGAGGAGACCAAACCTTTCGTCCTGGATCTGAAGAACTTTCCGGAGCTGGCCAACGCCGACATCAGTTCTCAGAATCCAAACATTCAG GTGACCATTGAAGTGGTGGATGATCCTCAGATGGAAGTGGAAATGGACTTGCCCAGAGAGACCAAGAACAAGTGGCCTCCCATGCAGTCTTCTTCATCTTCAGCATCAAccacttcctccttctcctcctcatcctcctcttcagcCTCCACCACATCTTCCTCATCCCCTTCATCCACCGTGGACTGGCTGGAAGGGAAGAAGCTCTTTTGGCCACTGTTCTGGGGATACACGGACACAGACTCCTCAAGCGAGGACGGTACTGGGCGCTCAGGCCTGGAGGACGCGCCCGAGGAGGAAGATTATCTGCTGGAGTACGACAGTGGGGAGCCCCTGCCCAGCGGGGTGGGGGGCGGCGGCAGCGACTGGGATAGCCACTGGAATGAGGGATGGGACTCCACACAGGGCTACTACG AGAATGCCGGTAACGAGGAGTGGAGTTTATGGTCCTCCTGTAATGTCACCTGTGGTCATGGGCACCAGATCCGTACACGGTCATGTGGTTACTCGTGCACGGCAACAGAGACCAGGACCTGTGAGCTTGAGCCATGCCCTG ATGATTTGAATACGGTGTCAGATTTGTTCCCATTTGAGATGGTGAATGGTTCAGAACCTTTTGGAACAG ATGTTGACAGTTGTGAGAAGTGGCTGAACTGCAAGAGCGACTTCCTTCAGCGCTACCTCCAGCAGGTGCTGTCAGAATTACCCAGCTGCCCTTGCATCTACCCTGAGGGCTTAGCTTATACAGCGGTCAGCATCGTCGACGAAGGCCACGGTCGGACCTTCCGCTGGCGCGATGCCAGCGGCCCAAAGGAGCGCCTGGACATCTACAAGCCGTCGGCGAGGACGTGTGCGCGGTCAGCGCTGTCGGGCGAGGGCACGACACTGGCGGCGCAGCACTGCTGCTACGACGAGCGCGGGCGGCTCGTAACGCGGGGGAAAGGCGCCGGCACGCCCAACCTCATCAGCACCGAGTTCTCGCCCGAGCTCCACTTCAAGGTGGACGTGTTGCCCTGGATCCTGTGCAAGGGCGACTGGAGCCGCTTCCACGCCGTGCGACCGCCCAACAACGGCCGCGGCTGTGCCGCCAACCCCCACGAGGACGTGTTCATGAACGAGCTGGAGGAGGCCCGAGAGTACTGA